In Pseudomonadota bacterium, a single genomic region encodes these proteins:
- a CDS encoding phenylalanine--tRNA ligase subunit beta, giving the protein MKFTLAWLKAHLETKETATSIADALTRLGLEVEGVEDRAAKLAAFTVGHVIEAKPHPNADRLRVCLVDTGRDKVQVVCGAPNARTGMKGVFARAGTVIPATGQVLKAGVIRGEASDGMLCSAYEMGLSEDHEGIIDLPADALVGEPFAKFLGLDDPVFEVAVTPNRADCLAVRGIARDLAAAGLGILKPIDLAPPAVGSREGGFMSPVQWRIDPAALGGCPLVVGRLVRGLKNRPSPRWMQERLTAIGLRPISALVDITNFVTFDLGRPLHVFDADKLEGGDLTMRMARAGERMAALNGKTYELDPSMVVIADRRTVQGIAGVMGGEASGCTETTTSVFIESAYFDPIQVAQTGRKLNLLSDARYRFERGVDPTSPFWGADIAAKLAVELCGGEASERSVAGAEPSWRRSLGLRVGRVQSLGGIEVPAEECRSILRSLGFTVKGEGEDLTAEPPSWRADVEGEADLVEEVVRVHGLDRVAPVSLAPPSVIPPPAISIQQRRAIVAKRALAGRGFMEAVTFSFMPAAAARLFEGAGAALTLINPISADLDVMRPSILPNLLAAAKRNLDRGLGGSQGDPALFEVGPQYADSTPMGQALIAAAIRVGHVGPRHWQVPQRAADAFDAKADALAVLEAVGAPVENLQVSTDAPGWYHPGQSGALRLGPTVLAWFGMLHPSIIEAFDLKGKAAAIEVFLAKVPTPRGRGTARPVLKLSAFQPVERDFAFVLDAAVAADQVVRAAKGAEKGLISDVRVFDLYEGDRLGPGKKSLALSVVLQPTGATLTEDEIEAVAAKIVAAVAKSTGGVLRT; this is encoded by the coding sequence ATGAAGTTCACGCTTGCCTGGCTCAAGGCCCATCTCGAGACCAAGGAAACCGCAACCAGCATCGCCGACGCGCTGACCCGGCTCGGCCTCGAGGTCGAGGGAGTGGAGGACCGCGCCGCCAAGCTCGCGGCCTTCACCGTCGGCCATGTGATCGAGGCGAAGCCGCATCCCAATGCCGACCGGCTCCGGGTCTGCCTGGTCGACACCGGCCGGGACAAGGTGCAGGTGGTGTGCGGCGCGCCCAATGCCCGCACCGGCATGAAGGGCGTGTTCGCGCGCGCGGGCACGGTCATTCCCGCCACGGGGCAAGTGCTGAAGGCCGGCGTGATCCGCGGCGAGGCCTCCGACGGCATGCTGTGCTCGGCCTATGAGATGGGCCTGTCGGAGGATCACGAAGGCATCATCGACCTCCCGGCAGATGCGCTCGTGGGCGAGCCCTTCGCCAAGTTTCTGGGCCTGGATGATCCGGTGTTCGAGGTCGCGGTCACGCCCAACCGCGCCGACTGCCTCGCGGTCCGCGGCATCGCCCGGGATCTGGCGGCGGCCGGGCTCGGGATCTTGAAGCCCATCGATCTCGCCCCACCGGCCGTCGGCTCGAGGGAGGGCGGCTTCATGAGCCCCGTGCAATGGCGCATCGATCCCGCGGCTCTCGGCGGCTGCCCCTTGGTGGTCGGCCGCCTGGTGCGTGGGCTGAAGAACCGGCCGAGCCCGCGCTGGATGCAGGAACGGCTGACCGCCATCGGTCTCCGCCCGATCTCGGCCCTGGTGGACATCACCAACTTCGTCACTTTCGATCTCGGCCGGCCGCTGCATGTGTTCGATGCCGATAAGCTCGAGGGCGGCGACCTCACCATGCGGATGGCGCGGGCAGGCGAGCGCATGGCCGCCCTCAACGGCAAGACCTATGAGCTCGATCCATCGATGGTGGTGATCGCCGACCGCCGGACCGTGCAGGGGATCGCCGGGGTCATGGGCGGCGAGGCATCGGGCTGCACCGAGACCACCACCTCGGTCTTCATCGAATCCGCCTATTTCGATCCGATCCAGGTGGCGCAAACCGGACGCAAGCTCAATCTCCTCTCCGATGCCCGCTATCGCTTCGAGCGCGGCGTCGATCCGACCTCGCCCTTCTGGGGTGCCGACATCGCCGCCAAGCTCGCGGTCGAGCTCTGCGGCGGCGAGGCGAGCGAGCGGAGCGTTGCCGGCGCCGAGCCGAGCTGGCGCCGCAGCCTCGGCCTCCGCGTCGGGCGCGTGCAGAGCCTGGGCGGCATCGAGGTGCCGGCTGAGGAATGCCGGAGCATCCTTCGCTCCCTCGGTTTCACCGTCAAAGGCGAGGGCGAGGATCTCACCGCCGAGCCGCCGTCATGGCGCGCCGACGTGGAGGGCGAGGCGGATCTCGTGGAAGAGGTCGTGCGGGTCCACGGTCTCGATCGCGTGGCACCCGTCTCCTTGGCCCCGCCTTCGGTGATCCCGCCGCCGGCGATCAGCATCCAGCAGCGCCGGGCCATCGTCGCCAAGCGCGCCTTGGCCGGCCGCGGCTTCATGGAGGCGGTCACCTTCTCCTTCATGCCCGCGGCTGCGGCACGGCTCTTCGAGGGTGCGGGCGCGGCGCTCACGCTCATCAATCCCATCAGCGCCGATCTCGACGTGATGCGGCCTTCGATCCTGCCGAACCTGCTGGCGGCGGCGAAGCGCAACCTCGACCGGGGCTTGGGCGGGAGCCAGGGCGATCCGGCCTTGTTCGAGGTCGGCCCGCAATACGCCGACAGCACGCCCATGGGCCAGGCGCTCATCGCCGCCGCGATCCGCGTGGGCCACGTGGGTCCGCGCCATTGGCAAGTACCGCAGCGCGCGGCGGACGCCTTCGATGCCAAAGCGGACGCGCTCGCAGTCTTGGAGGCGGTCGGCGCGCCGGTGGAGAATCTGCAGGTCTCGACCGATGCGCCCGGCTGGTACCATCCGGGGCAGTCGGGGGCACTCCGGCTCGGGCCCACGGTGCTGGCCTGGTTCGGCATGCTGCATCCCAGCATCATCGAGGCCTTCGATTTGAAGGGGAAGGCGGCCGCGATCGAAGTCTTCCTGGCGAAAGTGCCGACGCCGCGTGGGCGCGGCACGGCGCGGCCGGTCTTGAAGCTGTCGGCGTTCCAGCCGGTGGAGCGCGACTTCGCCTTCGTGCTCGATGCCGCGGTCGCCGCCGATCAGGTGGTGCGCGCGGCCAAGGGGGCCGAGAAGGGCCTCATCAGCGATGTGCGCGTCTTCGACCTCTATGAAGGCGACCGCCTTGGACCCGGCAAGAAGTCGCTGGCCTTGTCGGTGGTGCTGCAGCCGACCGGGGCGACCTTGACCGAAGATGAGATCGAGGCGGTGGCGGCGAAGATCGTCGCCGCGGTGGCCAAGTCGACCGGCGGGGTCTTGCGGACATGA
- the pheS gene encoding phenylalanine--tRNA ligase subunit alpha yields the protein MKQQVEEAKAELLAMVAEAGGLDALEAVRVAALGRKGRITQLMKGLGGLEPDARREAGQALNELKDQIAEALAKRQAALHGQALQSKLAQERVDVSLPARPASIGRLHPLSQTLEELIQIFGAMGFTVAEGPDIDDDFHNFTALNIGPHHPARQMMDTFYLPPNKVDGPPMVLRTHTSTVQIRTMTTVKPPIRIIVPGRVYRSDSDATHSPMFHQVEGLVLDESTHLGHLKGCLTDFLRAFFAMEDLPVRFRPSYFPFTEPSAEVDIGCSRKGGELKLGAGGDWLEILGSGMVHPKVIANCGLDPARYQGFAFGMGIDRIAMLKYGIPDIRSFFDADLRWLRQYGFVPLDPPSVPGGLAR from the coding sequence ATGAAGCAACAGGTGGAAGAAGCCAAAGCCGAGCTCTTGGCCATGGTGGCCGAGGCCGGCGGGCTCGATGCCCTGGAGGCGGTCCGGGTGGCCGCCCTTGGCCGCAAGGGCCGCATCACCCAGCTGATGAAAGGCCTGGGCGGGCTCGAGCCCGATGCCAGGCGCGAAGCGGGCCAGGCCTTGAACGAGCTCAAGGACCAGATCGCCGAGGCGCTGGCCAAGCGCCAGGCCGCCCTTCACGGCCAGGCGCTGCAATCGAAGCTGGCCCAGGAGCGCGTCGATGTGAGCCTGCCCGCTCGCCCGGCTTCGATCGGGCGGCTGCATCCCTTGAGCCAGACCCTGGAGGAGCTCATCCAGATCTTCGGCGCCATGGGCTTCACCGTTGCCGAAGGTCCGGATATCGACGACGACTTCCATAATTTCACCGCGCTCAACATCGGCCCGCATCATCCCGCCCGGCAGATGATGGACACCTTCTATCTGCCGCCGAACAAGGTGGACGGCCCGCCGATGGTGCTGCGCACCCACACCTCTACGGTGCAGATCCGCACCATGACCACGGTGAAGCCGCCCATTCGCATCATCGTGCCGGGCCGGGTCTATCGCAGCGATTCCGATGCCACCCACTCGCCCATGTTCCACCAGGTCGAGGGCCTGGTCCTGGACGAGTCGACGCATCTCGGCCATTTGAAGGGCTGCCTCACCGATTTCCTCCGCGCCTTCTTCGCCATGGAGGATTTGCCGGTGCGCTTCCGGCCGAGCTACTTCCCCTTCACCGAGCCCTCGGCGGAGGTGGATATCGGCTGCTCGCGCAAGGGCGGCGAGCTCAAGCTCGGAGCCGGCGGCGACTGGCTGGAGATCCTGGGCTCGGGCATGGTGCATCCGAAGGTGATCGCCAATTGCGGGCTCGACCCCGCGCGCTATCAGGGCTTCGCCTTCGGCATGGGGATCGACCGCATCGCCATGCTGAAATACGGCATCCCCGACATCCGCAGCTTCTTCGATGCCGATCTCCGCTGGCTCAGGCAATACGGCTTCGTGCCTTTGGATCCACCCAGCGTTCCCGGGGGGCTGGCCAGATGA
- the rplT gene encoding 50S ribosomal protein L20, which translates to MARVKRGVTAHARHKKVLKLAEGFRGRNATNYRIALEKVEKALRYAYRDRRNRKRDFRALWIQRINAGVRAHGLTYSKFMAGLKQAGIELDRKVLSDLAIREPASFKSLVEQAQAALAQPA; encoded by the coding sequence ATGGCACGCGTCAAACGGGGTGTGACCGCCCACGCACGGCACAAGAAGGTCCTGAAGCTGGCCGAGGGGTTCCGCGGCCGCAATGCGACCAACTATCGGATCGCGCTGGAAAAGGTTGAGAAGGCGCTGCGCTATGCCTATCGCGACCGGCGCAACCGCAAGCGCGACTTCCGCGCGCTGTGGATCCAACGGATCAATGCCGGGGTTCGCGCCCATGGCTTGACCTATTCGAAGTTCATGGCGGGCCTGAAGCAGGCCGGCATCGAGCTCGACCGCAAGGTGCTCTCGGATTTGGCGATCCGCGAGCCGGCCTCGTTTAAGAGCTTGGTGGAACAGGCCCAGGCCGCTCTCGCCCAACCCGCCTAG
- the rpmI gene encoding 50S ribosomal protein L35 produces MPKMKTKSGAKKRFSMTGTGKIKLNPSRKRHGLSNRPQKMKRQARGPEVMSERDMPRVRKFFLPNGL; encoded by the coding sequence ATGCCCAAGATGAAGACCAAGAGCGGCGCCAAGAAGCGCTTCTCGATGACCGGCACTGGCAAGATCAAGCTCAACCCGTCGCGCAAGCGCCATGGGCTCAGCAATCGCCCCCAGAAAATGAAGCGCCAGGCGCGCGGACCGGAAGTGATGAGCGAGCGCGACATGCCGCGCGTGCGCAAGTTCTTCCTGCCCAACGGCCTATAG
- a CDS encoding CBS domain-containing protein gives MTTVKQLLDQKGHKIHSIHKGATVLDAIRKMADNDVGSLLVMEGDKLIGLVTERHYARNVFLKGKSSPTTMVEEIMQTHVLVARPEQTVEECMAVMTKNRVRHLPVADGSKIGGIVSIGDLVNSIIADQKFVIDQLEHYIRN, from the coding sequence ATGACGACGGTCAAACAGCTGCTCGATCAGAAAGGTCACAAGATTCATTCAATCCACAAGGGCGCCACGGTGTTGGATGCCATCAGGAAAATGGCGGACAACGACGTGGGCTCATTGTTGGTGATGGAGGGAGACAAGCTCATCGGCCTCGTCACCGAGAGACACTATGCTCGGAATGTGTTCCTGAAAGGGAAGTCCTCCCCGACGACGATGGTCGAAGAGATAATGCAAACTCATGTCCTCGTTGCGCGGCCAGAACAAACCGTTGAAGAATGCATGGCCGTCATGACCAAGAATCGCGTGCGTCATCTTCCCGTGGCTGATGGGTCGAAAATCGGCGGCATCGTTTCAATCGGCGATCTGGTCAACAGCATCATCGCCGATCAGAAATTTGTCATCGATCAGCTTGAGCACTATATCCGCAATTAG
- a CDS encoding TMEM165/GDT1 family protein, producing MDWLSVGPAVATAFLGSLVEAVEALTIVLAVGTVRGWPPALLGAAGGLAALALIVLLLGPALSSVPLSLLQLLVGTLLLLFGMRWLRKAILRASGIVALHDEDAAYAEETSLLRAERVRRIAGWDAVAVVTTFKATMLEGLEVVFIVIAVGAFGQLLVPASLGALAACLLVVVVGIMLARPLARIPENTLKFAVGVLISAFGTFWVGEGMGLSWPGDDLVIPVLALVLLAVALGSVALARRIVSAPAEPEARTLGSGSARHG from the coding sequence ATGGATTGGCTGAGCGTCGGGCCGGCGGTGGCGACCGCCTTTCTAGGCTCGCTGGTGGAGGCGGTGGAGGCGCTCACCATCGTCTTGGCGGTCGGCACCGTGCGCGGCTGGCCGCCGGCGCTCCTGGGTGCGGCCGGCGGCCTCGCGGCGCTCGCCCTCATCGTGCTGCTCTTGGGTCCGGCCTTGTCCTCGGTGCCGCTGTCGCTCCTGCAGCTCCTGGTCGGCACCTTGCTGCTCCTCTTCGGCATGCGCTGGTTGCGCAAGGCGATCTTGCGGGCTTCCGGCATCGTGGCCCTCCATGACGAGGATGCGGCCTATGCCGAGGAGACCAGCCTCCTGCGCGCCGAGCGCGTGCGCCGGATCGCCGGCTGGGATGCGGTGGCCGTGGTCACCACCTTCAAGGCCACTATGCTGGAAGGGCTCGAGGTGGTGTTCATCGTGATTGCGGTCGGCGCCTTCGGCCAGCTGCTCGTGCCCGCCAGCCTCGGCGCCTTGGCCGCCTGCCTGCTGGTGGTCGTCGTCGGCATCATGCTGGCGCGGCCCTTGGCACGGATCCCGGAGAACACCCTTAAATTCGCCGTCGGCGTGCTGATCTCCGCCTTCGGCACGTTCTGGGTCGGCGAGGGAATGGGCCTCTCCTGGCCCGGCGACGATCTCGTCATCCCGGTCCTGGCGCTGGTCCTGCTGGCGGTGGCGCTGGGCTCGGTGGCGCTCGCCCGGCGCATCGTCTCGGCGCCGGCCGAGCCGGAGGCGCGAACCCTGGGTTCGGGGAGCGCCCGCCATGGCTAG
- a CDS encoding DUF190 domain-containing protein has product MQIPKDAVLLRIFFGENDRFEHQPLYEAIVLKAREVHLAGATVLRGPMGFGHSSRLHTAKIMRLSYDLPIVVEIVDTEAKIRGFLPVLDRMMQSGLVTLEKVQVLQYGKEGLKERAGLAS; this is encoded by the coding sequence ATGCAGATTCCCAAGGACGCGGTCTTGCTCAGGATCTTCTTCGGCGAGAACGATCGCTTCGAGCATCAGCCCCTCTACGAAGCCATCGTGCTGAAGGCGCGCGAGGTGCATCTCGCCGGTGCCACCGTGCTGCGCGGGCCGATGGGCTTCGGCCATTCCAGCCGGCTCCATACCGCGAAGATCATGCGGCTATCCTACGACCTGCCGATCGTCGTCGAGATCGTCGACACCGAGGCCAAGATCAGGGGATTCCTGCCGGTCCTCGACCGGATGATGCAGAGCGGGCTGGTCACCTTGGAGAAGGTGCAGGTGCTGCAATACGGCAAGGAAGGGCTGAAGGAGCGCGCCGGCCTCGCCTCCTAG
- a CDS encoding cation:proton antiporter — MTQIWTQAALWLGLALVATLISIWLRIATALSEIVVGTIAQLIIGAAIGAAILGTDETWIRFLSGTGAIVLTFLAGAELDPVVFRARWKEAGAIGFISFLAPFLGCTAAARYLLGWDPIASWLAGVAMSTTSVAVVYAVMLEFGFNATDYGKVVLAACFITDLGTVLALGLIFAPFTLRTLIFLAAVIAALAILPWFTTEFFRRYGGRPSELETKYLLLLLFGLGALATWADSEAVLPSYLIGMILAGSVGKDHILIRRLRTLCFGFLTPFYFIRAGSFVSLPALIAAPSAFLVMLVVKLATKFVGVYPTARAFGSPRQEGIYTTLMMSTGLTFGTISSLFGLAHGIIDQSQYSALVAAVVASAVAPTLIANAFYLPRHLLPAGVEDEAASLPTAATATATAELGQKAD, encoded by the coding sequence ATGACTCAGATTTGGACCCAGGCTGCGCTGTGGCTCGGGCTGGCGCTCGTAGCGACGCTCATATCCATTTGGCTCAGGATCGCGACCGCGCTTTCCGAGATCGTCGTCGGCACCATCGCGCAGCTCATCATCGGGGCGGCGATCGGCGCCGCCATCCTCGGCACGGACGAGACCTGGATCAGATTCCTCTCCGGGACCGGAGCCATCGTGCTCACTTTCCTCGCCGGCGCCGAGCTGGACCCGGTTGTGTTCCGAGCGCGCTGGAAGGAGGCCGGGGCTATCGGCTTCATCAGCTTCCTTGCACCCTTCCTCGGCTGCACGGCGGCCGCGCGCTACCTCCTCGGCTGGGATCCGATAGCGAGCTGGCTCGCCGGTGTGGCCATGTCCACGACCTCGGTCGCCGTGGTGTACGCGGTCATGCTCGAATTCGGCTTCAACGCCACCGACTATGGCAAGGTCGTGCTGGCGGCATGCTTCATCACCGATCTCGGCACGGTGCTGGCGCTCGGCCTCATCTTCGCCCCGTTCACGCTGAGGACGTTGATCTTCCTTGCCGCCGTCATCGCCGCGCTGGCGATCCTGCCGTGGTTCACCACGGAGTTCTTCCGGCGCTACGGCGGCCGCCCCTCCGAGCTCGAAACCAAATACCTCTTGCTGCTGCTGTTTGGACTGGGGGCGCTGGCGACCTGGGCCGACAGCGAGGCGGTGCTGCCGTCTTATCTCATCGGCATGATCCTCGCCGGCAGCGTCGGCAAGGACCATATCCTGATCCGCAGGCTCCGGACCTTGTGCTTCGGCTTCCTGACGCCGTTCTACTTCATCCGCGCCGGCTCGTTCGTCTCCCTGCCGGCTCTGATCGCGGCACCTTCTGCCTTCCTGGTGATGCTGGTCGTCAAGCTCGCGACCAAGTTCGTCGGCGTCTATCCGACCGCGCGGGCTTTCGGATCGCCTCGCCAGGAGGGCATCTACACGACTTTGATGATGTCGACCGGGCTTACCTTCGGCACGATCTCCTCGCTCTTCGGCCTCGCGCACGGCATCATCGACCAATCGCAATATTCGGCCTTGGTCGCAGCGGTGGTCGCCAGCGCCGTCGCACCGACGCTGATTGCCAATGCCTTCTATTTGCCGAGGCATCTGCTGCCGGCTGGCGTCGAGGATGAAGCGGCTTCTTTGCCGACTGCGGCGACGGCGACAGCAACGGCCGAGCTCGGACAAAAAGCGGATTAG